ATAAATTAAAAGACTCCGCCATGTGCATCACTGTGAATATTGTACTGCCTGAACCCCCATCAAGCGTTGTCTCAACTCTTACTGTTTATCAGTTCCTGTGCCCCAGAACCAACTCAGCAGCCTTGTATCATGCGCGTCAGTTATCTTGCCTCCGCCTTCATCGGCGTTGTCGTTtcggcgcccttgacgcaaAACATACACTGTCAGAACCCCGCTGTCCGCCAGGAGTGGCGCCTACTTCCCAAAGAAACACAGCAAAGCTACGTGGACGCCGTCAAATGTCTCAAAACAAAGCCTTCCCGGATCGGAAGGAACCTGACTACGACGTTGTACGACGACTTCCCCTATATCCATGCTCACCTAGACACTTCAAGTAAGCTGCACCTGTAAGGCTTGAGAAAGGAAACGCTGACACTCCTAGTTCACTTCGTtgcctccttcttgccgtGGCATAGGTACTTCGTCCACGTGTACGAGAAGGCTCTTCAGGACTGCGGGTACATCGGAGTCGCCCCGTAAGTCCACTGCTCTTCATCACACAGTGCTTCAGGGCCATGCTTACATGTTGCGGACTACAGCTACTGGGATTGGACTCTTGACGTTGCCAACGTCTCCACCTCGACGATCTGGGATGCCGAGTCTGGCTTTGGCGGCAATGGCCTCAGACCCTATCCCAGTGGATCAGACGCCGAACAGAATTGTGTCCAGGACGGACCGTTCAAGGACCTCCGCGTCGAGTACATGGCCCTCGGGGCCGAAGAACATTGCCTCCGGCGCAACTTCAACAACGGAAGCGAGGAGATCGGCGACATGTTTGCGGGAGCTTACACGCCAGAGGCGGTTCAGGTGATCAACAATTTGACGGCTTACGACAACTTCCGCATCGGTCTCGAAAACGGCCCCCACGGCGCTATTCACAGCTCCATTGGAGGAGACATGTCACCCTCTACTTCACCGAATGGTAGAAGAATCCTTCTCATAGCAAAAACCTCTGCTAACCCGGCCAGAtcccatcttcttcctccatcACGGCCAGATCGATCGCTTGTGGACGCTTTGGCAAAACGAGCAGCTGGAGAACAGGACGCTTGACTATAGCGGGATCAGGACTCAGGACCAGTTCGATGGCACGACACCTCCTGCGGCGTCTCTGGAGGACATCATGCCCATGTACGGGCTGGCGGACGATGTTGCCGTCAAGGAGTACATGTCCGCCCAGAGCGGGCCCCTGTGCTACCGTTACTAGTAACGGCTCTCCATGATACTTGCTTGCAATTCTTTGCCATAGATATATCTTGGAAACCGCCCGCCGTCTACCAATCGCCGTGCCTCTACAGATGCTGCCTGGCCTAGTGGTCGATAGGCCCAACAATGGTCTTGGACGAAGGAGCGAGCGTGCATTAAGGAAAGGGGGGACGAGGTAGAGAGCGAAGCGTTTTTTGTTGCCCTCTATCATGCgaccaaaacaaaaaac
This genomic interval from Colletotrichum higginsianum IMI 349063 chromosome 9, whole genome shotgun sequence contains the following:
- a CDS encoding Monooxygenase — its product is MRVSYLASAFIGVVVSAPLTQNIHCQNPAVRQEWRLLPKETQQSYVDAVKCLKTKPSRIGRNLTTTLYDDFPYIHAHLDTSIHFVASFLPWHRYFVHVYEKALQDCGYIGVAPYWDWTLDVANVSTSTIWDAESGFGGNGLRPYPSGSDAEQNCVQDGPFKDLRVEYMALGAEEHCLRRNFNNGSEEIGDMFAGAYTPEAVQVINNLTAYDNFRIGLENGPHGAIHSSIGGDMSPSTSPNDPIFFLHHGQIDRLWTLWQNEQLENRTLDYSGIRTQDQFDGTTPPAASLEDIMPMYGLADDVAVKEYMSAQSGPLCYRY